A genomic segment from Rahnella aceris encodes:
- a CDS encoding outer membrane lipoprotein — translation MIKRLLVVALAGVSLAGCVSDNSLSGDVYSASQAKQIQQVTYGTIVSTRAVQIQGGDDANIVGALGGAVLGGFLGNTVGGGTGRSLATAAGAVAGGVAGQGVQSSLNRSNGVELQIRRDDGTTIQVVQKVGATKFSVGQRVSMASSGSTITVSPGA, via the coding sequence ATGATTAAGCGTTTACTCGTCGTCGCCCTTGCCGGTGTTTCCCTTGCTGGCTGCGTCAGCGATAACTCTCTGTCTGGCGATGTTTACTCCGCATCCCAGGCGAAGCAAATTCAGCAAGTGACCTACGGCACCATCGTGTCTACCCGTGCAGTACAAATCCAGGGCGGAGATGATGCAAACATCGTCGGCGCACTTGGTGGTGCGGTATTGGGTGGTTTCCTGGGGAATACCGTCGGTGGGGGTACCGGACGTAGTCTGGCAACCGCTGCAGGTGCAGTCGCAGGTGGCGTTGCAGGTCAGGGTGTGCAAAGTTCGCTTAACCGTTCAAACGGCGTAGAACTGCAAATTCGTCGTGATGACGGTACAACCATTCAGGTGGTTCAGAAAGTCGGAGCAACCAAATTCAGCGTCGGCCAGCGTGTGAGCATGGCCAGCAGCGGTAGCACAATTACTGTGTCCCCTGGCGCCTGA
- the slyA gene encoding transcriptional regulator SlyA, with the protein MESNLGSDLARLVRAWRALIDDRLKPLELTQTHWVTLHNINMLPPEQSQIQLAKAIGIEQPSLVRTLDQLEEKKLITRQTCASDRRAKRIKLTEEAAPIINEMESVIDCTRKEILSGMSSSEIEQLGGMLSRLEKNIASLQSKS; encoded by the coding sequence TTGGAATCGAATCTGGGGTCAGATCTAGCACGATTAGTTCGTGCCTGGCGTGCGTTGATTGACGATCGGTTAAAACCGTTGGAACTCACGCAAACACATTGGGTAACACTTCATAATATCAATATGTTACCTCCGGAGCAGTCTCAGATTCAGCTGGCGAAAGCCATCGGGATTGAGCAACCGTCTCTGGTTCGTACGCTTGATCAACTGGAAGAAAAGAAGCTGATCACCCGTCAGACTTGTGCGAGCGATCGCCGTGCTAAGCGCATCAAGCTGACTGAAGAAGCCGCGCCGATCATTAATGAAATGGAATCAGTTATTGATTGCACGCGTAAAGAAATTTTGTCCGGCATGTCTTCTTCTGAAATCGAACAACTGGGCGGGATGTTGTCCCGGCTGGAAAAAAATATTGCTTCCCTGCAAAGCAAATCATAA
- a CDS encoding DUF1656 domain-containing protein, which translates to MFHSGFPLPDLVLGASLYFPPMFKAFLLGFVFWLLIHRVLRDWIYSGEVWHPTLMDLSLFVISICAALMLMVNL; encoded by the coding sequence ATGTTTCACTCAGGCTTCCCGCTACCGGATCTGGTCCTGGGTGCCTCACTTTATTTCCCCCCGATGTTCAAAGCATTTTTACTGGGATTCGTATTCTGGCTTTTGATACATCGCGTGCTGCGTGATTGGATTTATTCCGGTGAAGTCTGGCATCCCACCCTGATGGATTTATCTCTTTTTGTGATCTCTATTTGTGCCGCACTGATGCTTATGGTGAACCTCTGA
- a CDS encoding efflux RND transporter periplasmic adaptor subunit: MKFKTLKYFSTVLVFAVAICAGWWMWNYYMQSPWTRDGKVRAEIVNITPEVSGRIIEINIHDNQFVKSGDPLFSLDPVPFKIAVDNAEAAVAKAAADLAKASHEARRRRGLGTNVISAESLDESNISAKAMQAAYQAAQASLEQAKWNLSKTTIVAPTDGYITNLQTRRGNYATSGTPLVGLVDIHSFYILGYFEETKLKNIREGNMADITLFNGNIPLQGRVESIGRAIYDQSLDAPEDLLMNVKPNVPWVRLAQRVPVRIQLENVPEHVVLVAGTTCTIAIRN, translated from the coding sequence ATGAAATTTAAGACACTCAAATATTTCTCTACCGTGCTGGTTTTCGCGGTCGCAATTTGTGCAGGCTGGTGGATGTGGAATTATTATATGCAATCGCCCTGGACCCGGGACGGCAAAGTGCGCGCCGAGATTGTCAATATCACGCCGGAAGTTTCGGGGCGCATTATTGAAATAAATATCCATGATAACCAGTTTGTTAAAAGCGGAGACCCGCTTTTCAGTCTGGATCCGGTGCCTTTTAAAATCGCTGTTGATAATGCTGAAGCTGCAGTAGCGAAAGCCGCAGCTGATTTGGCCAAAGCCAGTCACGAAGCCCGGCGCCGCAGAGGGCTGGGTACCAATGTTATTTCCGCCGAATCCCTCGATGAATCCAATATCAGCGCCAAAGCTATGCAGGCGGCCTATCAGGCGGCACAGGCATCATTAGAACAGGCCAAATGGAATCTGAGTAAAACCACAATTGTTGCGCCGACTGATGGTTATATCACCAATCTGCAAACCCGCCGTGGAAACTATGCCACGTCCGGGACACCGCTGGTCGGGCTGGTGGATATTCATTCTTTCTACATTCTGGGATATTTCGAAGAAACCAAACTCAAAAATATTCGCGAAGGTAACATGGCGGATATCACACTATTTAACGGCAATATTCCGTTGCAGGGTCGGGTCGAAAGTATTGGCCGGGCTATTTATGACCAGAGCCTCGATGCCCCGGAAGATTTGCTGATGAATGTGAAACCCAATGTGCCGTGGGTACGTCTGGCCCAGCGTGTGCCGGTGCGTATTCAGCTTGAGAATGTGCCGGAACACGTGGTGCTGGTTGCCGGAACCACCTGCACAATCGCAATCCGTAATTAA
- a CDS encoding FUSC family protein translates to MNLSWLEWKNTPWGKATWGQWRYALRNSIAMILALYIAFEFQMDEPYWALTSAAVVSFPTVGGVISKSIGRIMGSLLGAVGAVFIAGHCLNEPWLFTFAIAAWLGICTYVSNHYQNNVSYAFALAGYTAAIIAFSTVDVTDATQIFDIAQARVGEVITGILCGGFMMMVLPSTSDGDALLTSLRKMHTRLLEHAQLLWRTEISDQIRTSHEGLIGQILTMNLLRIQAFWSHYRLRRQNNVVNYLLHQQLRMTSYISSLRRMLLNWPNPPENLQEVLVVLLDELRKPDTDKFKLSRILLHIQPQDTSDFRHQAFWHRLRDFCWLYLRSERWLQRVENANAAKADTLQPPKISHLAQHTDTLEAAYNGLRTFLCIVIGCAFWMTTQWDSGAGAVALTAVSCVLYSSTASPISSITLLIKSLGLLFVGCFLLKFGLMVQIDNFWVFCAFFLPMLVTMQMMKLQYKSYAGLWGQMIVFMGSFLAVTNPPDYDYQSFMNDGVAKIAGVMLAGIAFQVLRPSSDKRKSRRIIRALRRDFMDQLSRNPSLSHFQFESLIYHRMNQLNQSKDHLSRTWLLRWGVVLLNCSHIVWQLREWETRSDPLSAVRDVCIHCLKGVMTERGVSHENLDATLIELMRMSNSLAHHPEPAARELAGVIWRLYCSLSQLQQAISTEDGPADPAVSATKPA, encoded by the coding sequence GTGAATCTTTCCTGGCTCGAATGGAAAAATACTCCGTGGGGAAAAGCCACGTGGGGTCAATGGCGCTACGCCCTGCGCAATTCCATCGCGATGATACTGGCGCTTTATATCGCTTTTGAATTTCAGATGGACGAGCCTTACTGGGCCCTGACCTCGGCAGCGGTGGTGAGTTTCCCCACCGTCGGCGGCGTTATCAGTAAAAGTATCGGGCGAATTATGGGCAGCCTGCTGGGTGCCGTGGGCGCGGTGTTTATTGCCGGACATTGTCTGAATGAGCCCTGGCTCTTCACTTTTGCCATTGCCGCATGGCTGGGGATTTGTACCTACGTCTCCAACCATTATCAGAACAACGTATCTTATGCGTTTGCCCTGGCAGGTTACACGGCGGCAATCATCGCGTTCTCCACCGTAGACGTCACCGATGCGACACAGATTTTTGATATCGCACAGGCGCGTGTCGGCGAAGTCATCACCGGTATTTTGTGCGGTGGTTTTATGATGATGGTACTGCCCAGTACGTCCGACGGTGATGCCCTGCTCACCTCGCTGCGCAAAATGCATACCCGGTTGCTGGAACATGCGCAATTGTTGTGGCGTACGGAAATTTCAGATCAGATCAGAACGTCGCACGAAGGATTGATCGGCCAGATCCTGACCATGAATCTTCTGCGTATCCAGGCATTCTGGAGCCATTACCGCCTGCGTCGCCAAAATAATGTCGTTAATTATTTACTGCATCAGCAATTACGCATGACCAGCTACATTTCCAGCCTGCGCCGGATGCTGCTGAACTGGCCCAATCCCCCGGAAAACTTACAAGAGGTACTGGTCGTTTTGCTTGATGAACTGCGTAAGCCGGACACGGATAAATTCAAGCTGTCCAGAATTCTGCTGCATATTCAGCCACAGGATACGTCTGATTTCCGCCATCAGGCTTTCTGGCACCGTTTACGCGATTTTTGCTGGCTATATCTTCGCAGTGAACGTTGGTTGCAGCGGGTGGAAAATGCCAACGCAGCCAAAGCCGACACTCTCCAGCCACCGAAAATCAGCCATCTTGCCCAGCACACCGATACCCTTGAGGCCGCGTACAACGGGCTGCGGACATTTTTGTGTATTGTGATCGGTTGCGCCTTCTGGATGACGACGCAGTGGGATTCAGGTGCCGGTGCGGTGGCACTGACGGCTGTCAGTTGCGTGCTTTATTCTTCCACGGCCTCGCCGATCAGCAGTATCACGCTGTTAATAAAATCATTGGGGTTACTGTTTGTCGGCTGTTTCCTGCTGAAATTTGGGCTGATGGTCCAAATCGACAATTTCTGGGTGTTCTGCGCTTTCTTCCTGCCGATGTTAGTAACGATGCAGATGATGAAACTACAATACAAAAGTTACGCCGGTTTATGGGGGCAAATGATTGTGTTTATGGGATCTTTTTTAGCCGTCACGAATCCGCCGGATTACGACTATCAGTCTTTTATGAATGACGGCGTAGCGAAAATTGCCGGTGTGATGTTGGCCGGAATTGCCTTTCAGGTGTTAAGGCCCAGCTCTGATAAGCGCAAAAGCCGTCGCATTATCCGCGCCCTGCGTCGTGATTTTATGGATCAGCTTAGCCGTAACCCCTCGCTGAGCCATTTCCAGTTTGAATCCCTGATTTATCACCGGATGAATCAGCTCAATCAAAGTAAAGATCACCTCTCCCGAACCTGGTTATTACGCTGGGGTGTGGTGCTGCTTAATTGCAGCCATATTGTCTGGCAGTTACGCGAATGGGAAACCCGCTCGGATCCGCTGTCTGCGGTGCGGGATGTGTGTATTCATTGTCTGAAAGGGGTAATGACGGAGCGCGGCGTCAGCCATGAAAATCTGGACGCCACGTTGATTGAGTTAATGCGGATGAGCAATTCACTGGCTCACCATCCGGAACCTGCAGCGCGTGAACTGGCAGGCGTGATCTGGCGTTTATACTGCTCGCTGTCACAATTGCAGCAGGCCATCTCAACAGAAGATGGCCCGGCGGATCCCGCTGTCAGCGCCACAAAACCCGCGTGA
- a CDS encoding aldo/keto reductase — MEAHTPISPQGPVFSTLICGYWRLMEWNMTPQQVLAFMEQHIEMGITTVDHADIYGGYQCEAAFGEALRLNPSLREKMQLVSKCGIATTADPDNKIGHYITDMQYIVDRAEQSLRNLRTDYLDLLLIHRPDPLMDADEVAEAFTRLHKSGKVKHFGVSNFTPAQFSLLQSRLPFSLVTNQLEISPIHQPAILDGTLDLCQQLRIKPMAWSCLGGGRLFSDTEFQPLRDELQTVANEIGADTIEQVVYAWVMRLPSQPLPIIGSGKIGRVQSALKSLSLEMTRQQWFRIRKAALGFDVP, encoded by the coding sequence ATGGAAGCACACACCCCGATTTCTCCGCAAGGGCCGGTATTTTCAACGCTGATTTGTGGTTACTGGCGGCTGATGGAATGGAACATGACGCCGCAACAGGTTCTGGCGTTCATGGAACAGCACATTGAAATGGGCATTACGACAGTCGATCATGCAGATATTTATGGCGGCTATCAGTGCGAAGCGGCATTTGGTGAGGCGTTGCGTCTTAACCCCTCTTTGCGCGAAAAAATGCAACTGGTCAGTAAATGCGGCATCGCCACCACGGCAGATCCCGACAACAAAATCGGTCATTACATTACGGATATGCAGTACATAGTGGATCGTGCGGAGCAATCACTGCGCAATCTGCGTACCGATTATCTGGATTTATTGCTGATCCACCGCCCGGATCCGCTGATGGATGCCGATGAAGTCGCTGAGGCGTTCACGCGGTTGCATAAAAGCGGCAAAGTAAAACATTTCGGTGTGTCCAACTTCACCCCGGCACAGTTCAGCTTGTTGCAATCGCGTCTGCCGTTTTCGCTGGTGACCAATCAGCTAGAAATTTCCCCCATTCATCAGCCCGCCATTCTTGACGGCACGTTGGATCTTTGCCAGCAACTGCGTATCAAACCGATGGCGTGGTCCTGTCTGGGGGGCGGTCGTCTGTTCAGCGATACAGAATTCCAGCCGCTGCGTGATGAACTTCAGACTGTGGCGAATGAAATTGGCGCAGACACTATTGAACAGGTGGTCTACGCCTGGGTCATGCGGCTGCCGTCTCAGCCGTTGCCGATTATCGGCTCGGGCAAAATCGGGCGCGTGCAGTCAGCGCTGAAGTCATTGTCTCTGGAAATGACCCGTCAGCAATGGTTCCGCATTCGTAAAGCCGCATTAGGATTTGATGTACCTTAA
- a CDS encoding DUF1289 domain-containing protein translates to MAQQLEFFDIPSPCRGICQTDERGYCRGCLRSREERFGWIKMTDTEKRHVLRLCQQRLLRQQRAGKQPDEPLPQQPELF, encoded by the coding sequence GTGGCTCAGCAGCTCGAATTTTTTGACATCCCCAGTCCATGCCGTGGCATTTGTCAGACTGATGAACGCGGTTATTGTCGTGGCTGCCTGCGCAGTCGCGAGGAGCGTTTCGGCTGGATAAAAATGACTGACACAGAAAAACGCCATGTGCTGCGGTTATGTCAGCAACGCCTGCTGCGCCAGCAACGTGCAGGAAAACAGCCGGACGAACCCTTGCCGCAGCAACCGGAGTTGTTCTGA
- the nemA gene encoding alkene reductase has product MEMTKLFTPIVVGKNTLSNRVFMAPLTRLRSIEPGDIPTPLMGEYYAQRHSSGLIITEATQVSFQAKGYAGAPGLHTPEQVAAWKKIVDGVHQKDGRIAVQLWHTGRISHNSVQPDNQTPVAPSAVNPNTRTSLRDEQGHAIRVDCPTPRALAFSEIPGIVNDFRHAAACSAEAGFDYIELHAAHGYLLHQFMSPASNLREDEYGGSIENRTRLTLEVVDAAIGAIGAERVGIRISPMGPFNGLDNGEDQEQAAIYLLDELNKRKLAYLHISEPDWAGGKPYSTEFRAVIRAHYQGVIVGAGAYTAEKGEELIEKGYIDAVAFGRSYIANPDLVERLKSHAPLNEPKPETFYGGGAQGYTDYPTL; this is encoded by the coding sequence ATTGAAATGACCAAGCTTTTCACCCCCATTGTTGTCGGTAAAAACACGTTGTCTAACCGTGTCTTTATGGCACCGCTTACCCGTCTGCGCAGCATCGAACCGGGTGACATCCCTACACCGCTCATGGGCGAATATTACGCACAGCGCCACAGTTCTGGCCTGATCATTACTGAAGCCACTCAGGTTTCATTCCAGGCGAAAGGGTATGCCGGCGCACCTGGCCTGCATACGCCGGAACAAGTCGCTGCATGGAAAAAAATCGTGGACGGCGTACATCAGAAAGACGGGCGCATTGCGGTTCAGCTGTGGCACACCGGACGTATCTCGCATAACAGCGTTCAGCCTGACAACCAGACACCGGTCGCGCCTTCGGCCGTCAACCCGAACACGCGGACCAGCTTGCGTGATGAGCAAGGTCACGCCATTCGTGTCGATTGCCCGACACCGCGCGCCTTAGCGTTCAGCGAAATTCCGGGGATCGTGAATGATTTCCGTCATGCTGCCGCCTGCTCCGCCGAAGCTGGTTTCGATTACATCGAACTGCATGCCGCGCACGGCTATCTGCTGCATCAGTTTATGTCTCCGGCGTCCAACCTGCGTGAAGATGAATACGGCGGCAGCATTGAAAACCGTACCCGTCTGACGCTGGAAGTGGTTGATGCTGCCATCGGGGCTATTGGCGCTGAACGTGTGGGCATCCGCATTTCGCCAATGGGTCCCTTCAACGGGCTGGATAACGGCGAAGATCAGGAACAGGCGGCTATCTACCTGCTCGATGAACTGAACAAGCGCAAACTCGCTTACCTGCATATCTCCGAACCGGACTGGGCTGGCGGCAAACCTTACTCCACAGAATTCCGGGCAGTGATCCGTGCGCATTATCAGGGTGTGATTGTGGGGGCCGGTGCTTACACCGCAGAAAAAGGCGAAGAACTGATCGAAAAAGGTTATATCGATGCCGTGGCATTTGGCCGCAGCTATATCGCGAACCCTGATCTGGTTGAGCGCCTGAAATCTCATGCGCCTCTCAACGAACCCAAACCGGAAACTTTCTACGGCGGCGGTGCGCAAGGCTATACCGATTATCCGACACTGTAA
- the gloA gene encoding lactoylglutathione lyase → MRLLHTMLRVGDLQRAISFYTDVLGMRLLRTSENTEYKYSLAFVGYTEESEGAVIELTYNWGVDSYDIGTAYGHIALGVDNVAQTCDDIRNAGGKVTREAGPVKGGSTIIAFVEDPDGYKIELIESKHAGQGLGN, encoded by the coding sequence ATGCGTTTACTCCACACCATGCTTCGCGTTGGCGATCTGCAACGTGCTATCAGCTTCTATACCGATGTTTTAGGTATGCGTTTGCTGCGTACCAGCGAAAACACTGAATATAAATACTCTCTGGCTTTCGTCGGTTATACCGAAGAAAGTGAAGGTGCAGTGATCGAACTGACCTATAACTGGGGCGTCGACAGCTATGACATCGGCACGGCTTACGGTCATATCGCCTTGGGCGTTGATAACGTCGCGCAAACCTGTGATGACATCCGTAATGCAGGCGGGAAAGTGACCCGTGAAGCCGGCCCTGTCAAAGGTGGATCTACCATTATCGCGTTTGTAGAAGATCCGGACGGCTATAAAATCGAGCTGATCGAATCCAAACACGCAGGTCAGGGGCTGGGGAATTAA
- the rnt gene encoding ribonuclease T: MRAEFDEDKKLMAENSDINALRGRFRGFYPVVIDVETAGFNAKTDALLEIAAITLKMDEDGWLQSDETVHFHVEPFEGAILVPEALAFNGIDPTNPLRGAVSEYEALHEIFKVIRKGMKEQNCNRAIIVAHNANFDHSFLMAAAERAGLKRNPFHPFATFDTAALSGLVLGQTVLAKACISAGIVFDSSQAHSALYDTERTAELFCELVNRWKRLGGWPLALSDEEVEDETASEENQQ; this comes from the coding sequence ATGCGTGCTGAATTCGATGAAGATAAGAAACTAATGGCCGAGAATAGTGACATTAACGCCCTGAGAGGCCGTTTTCGTGGTTTTTATCCCGTGGTTATCGACGTAGAAACCGCCGGATTTAATGCCAAAACCGATGCGCTGCTGGAAATTGCAGCCATCACCCTGAAGATGGATGAAGACGGCTGGCTGCAAAGCGATGAGACCGTGCATTTCCACGTCGAGCCCTTTGAAGGCGCGATACTGGTGCCGGAAGCCCTGGCGTTTAACGGTATCGATCCGACCAATCCGTTACGCGGTGCAGTCAGTGAATATGAAGCCCTGCATGAGATTTTCAAAGTCATCCGTAAAGGGATGAAAGAGCAAAACTGTAACCGCGCGATCATCGTGGCGCACAACGCCAATTTTGATCACAGCTTCCTGATGGCAGCGGCTGAACGTGCCGGACTGAAACGTAATCCGTTCCACCCTTTTGCCACGTTTGATACCGCCGCATTAAGCGGGCTGGTGCTTGGGCAAACGGTGCTGGCAAAAGCCTGTATCAGCGCGGGCATCGTCTTTGACAGCAGCCAGGCACATTCTGCGTTGTATGACACCGAGCGCACAGCCGAGTTGTTCTGCGAGCTGGTCAACCGCTGGAAACGCTTAGGCGGCTGGCCTCTGGCGCTTTCAGACGAAGAAGTCGAAGACGAAACAGCATCGGAAGAAAATCAGCAATAA
- a CDS encoding Grx4 family monothiol glutaredoxin, with the protein MTTPTIEKIQKQVSENPILLYMKGSPKLPSCGFSAQAVQALSACGERFAYVDILQNPDIRAEMPKFANWPTFPQLWVDGELVGGCDIVVEMFQRGELQQLIKETAEKYKSSEESNTTED; encoded by the coding sequence ATGACCACTCCAACAATTGAAAAAATTCAGAAGCAAGTTTCTGAAAACCCGATTCTGCTGTACATGAAAGGTTCGCCGAAACTGCCAAGCTGTGGTTTCTCCGCTCAGGCTGTTCAGGCGCTTTCAGCCTGTGGCGAGCGTTTCGCTTACGTGGATATCCTGCAGAACCCGGACATCCGTGCTGAGATGCCAAAATTTGCTAACTGGCCAACGTTCCCGCAACTGTGGGTTGACGGTGAACTGGTTGGCGGCTGCGACATCGTGGTTGAGATGTTCCAGCGCGGCGAACTGCAGCAGTTGATCAAAGAAACCGCTGAGAAATACAAATCTTCTGAAGAGAGTAATACGACAGAAGACTAA
- a CDS encoding C40 family peptidase, translated as MRLLFTLFVLLFTQLFLNMAHASPQTRVSADQRKSHVNQAAPEERRKRKTVAAKTSKKTKIAPVTEQKIQDKNSKKKVKSTELAKRKTTTEKSVKTTRAESKKEKTLKTTRAESKTVKHAKTRSLAKNSTERVSKKEAYGRHRKGKKPEEDSKPITLSATHKKRYQHAQQTAMTKLMHQVGKPYRWGGTSPNTGFDCSGLVYYAYKDLIRIKMPRTANEMYHLRDAAPVKRGELESGDLVFFRINNRGAADHVGVYVGNGKFIQSPRTGEDIKITSLGDDYWQDHYVGARRVMTPKTIR; from the coding sequence ATGCGCTTACTGTTCACGCTTTTTGTGCTGCTCTTTACCCAGCTATTTCTGAATATGGCACATGCATCGCCGCAGACACGTGTTTCTGCCGATCAGCGTAAAAGCCATGTTAATCAGGCTGCACCTGAAGAACGGCGAAAGCGAAAAACGGTGGCCGCGAAAACCAGTAAAAAAACTAAAATCGCGCCAGTGACAGAACAAAAAATTCAGGACAAGAATTCGAAGAAGAAAGTTAAAAGTACCGAACTGGCTAAACGAAAGACCACGACGGAGAAAAGTGTCAAAACGACCCGGGCCGAAAGTAAAAAAGAAAAGACACTGAAGACCACGCGGGCCGAAAGCAAAACAGTGAAACACGCCAAAACCCGTTCACTCGCGAAAAACAGCACGGAAAGGGTCAGTAAAAAAGAAGCGTATGGCCGGCACCGTAAAGGTAAAAAGCCCGAAGAAGACAGCAAACCGATTACGCTAAGTGCAACGCATAAAAAACGCTATCAGCATGCCCAGCAAACGGCGATGACCAAACTGATGCATCAGGTAGGAAAACCGTATCGCTGGGGCGGAACCTCGCCGAATACCGGTTTTGATTGCAGCGGCTTAGTCTATTACGCCTACAAAGATTTGATCCGTATTAAAATGCCACGCACAGCGAATGAAATGTATCACCTGCGCGATGCGGCTCCGGTTAAACGCGGCGAACTTGAAAGCGGTGATCTGGTGTTCTTCAGAATCAATAACCGCGGCGCAGCAGACCATGTTGGTGTTTACGTGGGGAACGGCAAGTTTATTCAGTCTCCAAGAACGGGCGAAGACATTAAAATCACCTCTCTCGGCGACGATTACTGGCAAGATCATTATGTGGGTGCACGCCGGGTAATGACGCCGAAAACGATCCGATAA
- the cydH gene encoding cytochrome bd-I oxidase subunit CydH has translation MLIMRKCVGTQLVWLKKCHNLIRKGGLMDSNLKLSLITTVCALLMIIAFSFTAVMN, from the coding sequence ATGTTAATTATGCGAAAATGCGTTGGCACACAATTAGTGTGGCTTAAAAAATGCCACAATTTGATCCGAAAGGGGGGTTTGATGGACAGCAACCTGAAATTATCGTTGATCACCACGGTATGCGCTTTGCTTATGATTATCGCTTTCAGTTTCACTGCGGTGATGAACTGA
- the purR gene encoding HTH-type transcriptional repressor PurR codes for MATIKDVAKRAGVSTTTVSHVINKTRFVAEETKEAVLLAIKELHYSPSAVARSLKVNNTKTIGLLATSSEAPYFAEVIEAVENSCFSKGYTLILCNSHNNLEKQQAYLQMLAQKRVDGLLVMCAEYPDELLNMLEEHRSIPMVVMDWGEARKNFTDSIIDNAFEGGYMAGRYLIERGHRDIGVIPGQLARNTGGGRFQGFVKALTEANIPLRDEWVVQGDFEPESGYQAMHKILMQKHRPTAVFCGGDVMAMGAICAADELGLRVPQDISVIGYDNVRNARYFSPALTTVHQPKERLGEMAFTMLLDRIVSKREESQTIEVHPKLVERRSVADGPYRDYRR; via the coding sequence ATGGCAACGATTAAAGATGTCGCAAAGCGCGCTGGCGTTTCCACTACAACCGTGTCGCACGTCATCAATAAAACACGTTTCGTCGCCGAAGAAACCAAAGAAGCGGTTCTCCTTGCAATCAAAGAGTTACATTACTCGCCGAGTGCTGTAGCCCGCAGTCTGAAGGTCAATAACACCAAAACGATCGGTCTGCTTGCCACCTCCAGCGAAGCGCCCTATTTTGCCGAAGTGATTGAAGCCGTAGAAAACAGCTGCTTCTCCAAAGGCTATACGCTGATTTTGTGTAACTCGCATAATAATCTGGAAAAACAACAAGCCTACCTGCAAATGCTGGCGCAAAAACGCGTCGATGGCTTGCTGGTGATGTGCGCGGAATATCCTGATGAGTTGCTCAATATGCTCGAGGAGCACCGTTCGATCCCAATGGTGGTCATGGACTGGGGCGAAGCGCGTAAGAACTTCACCGACAGCATTATTGATAATGCTTTCGAAGGGGGTTACATGGCCGGGCGTTATCTGATTGAACGCGGTCATCGTGATATTGGGGTGATCCCGGGCCAACTGGCACGTAATACCGGCGGTGGCCGCTTCCAGGGTTTTGTGAAAGCACTGACTGAAGCCAATATTCCGCTGCGTGACGAATGGGTGGTTCAGGGCGATTTCGAGCCGGAATCGGGCTATCAGGCGATGCATAAAATTCTGATGCAGAAGCACCGCCCGACTGCCGTATTCTGTGGTGGCGATGTGATGGCAATGGGCGCAATCTGTGCCGCAGACGAACTGGGCCTGCGCGTTCCTCAGGATATTTCCGTGATCGGTTACGACAATGTGCGTAACGCCCGTTACTTCTCCCCCGCGCTGACAACCGTGCATCAGCCGAAAGAACGTCTGGGTGAAATGGCCTTTACCATGTTGCTGGACAGAATTGTCAGTAAGCGTGAAGAGTCTCAGACCATTGAGGTGCATCCGAAACTGGTCGAACGCCGTTCCGTAGCCGATGGTCCGTACCGCGATTACCGCCGTTAA